One genomic window of Aethina tumida isolate Nest 87 chromosome 3, icAetTumi1.1, whole genome shotgun sequence includes the following:
- the LOC109595401 gene encoding calcium-activated potassium channel slowpoke-like isoform X3 has product MTCDEAAGEPPSTALNVTSDPCLEVRKYWCFLLSSICTFLAGLLIVLVWRLFAFLCCSKEAEYGPNDPKQKEQKAARQGKQEFEGTFMTEAKDWAGELISGQTTTGRILVVLVFILSIASLVIYFIDASNDGVERCQEWSNNITQQIDLAFNIFFMVYFFIRFIAASDKLWFMLEMYSFVDYFTIPPSFVSIYLDRTWIGLRFLRALRLMTVPDILQYLNILKTSSSIRLAQLVSIFISVWLTAAGIIHLLENSGDPLDFDNPHPLPYWTCVYFLIVTMSTVGYGDVYCHTVLGRTFLVFFLLVGLAIFASSIPEIIDLVGTRSKYCGEYKREHGKRHIVVCGHITYESVSHFLKDFLHEDREDVDVEVVFLHRKPPDLELEGLFKRHFTTVEFFQGTIMNPIDLQRVKVHEADACLVLANKYCQDPDAEDAANIMRVISIKNYSDDIRVIIQLMQYHNKAYLLNIPSWDWKQGDDVICLAELKLGFIAQSCLAPGFSTMMANLFAMRSFKTSPDMQVWTNDYLRGTGMEMYTETLSPSFIGMPFAQATELCFTKLKLLLLAIEVKGSEGADTKISINPRGAKIVASTQGFFIAQSADEVKRAWFYCKACHDEIKDETLIKKCKCKNLAVQQRNWSHDLDDHHPPPTFTPPELPKKVHVRGDMNRHDDVHLAHRNHRNSTVPTANMVNSTKQVNKVKPNITRSATDNMVSPGYNSRPPEQDSTTYAGYHLAYEVKKLMPTSRSSGGTNQNNNGVALPVGLADDQAKDFDFEKTEMKYDSTGMFHWGPARNLEECLLDRNQAAMTVLNGHVVVCLFADPDSPLIGLRNLVMPLRASNFHYHELKHVVIVGSVDYIRREWKMLQNLPKISVLNGSPLSRADLRAVNVNLCDMCCILSAKVPSNDDPTLADKEAILASLNIKAMTFDDTIGVLSQTNGADEAGTPVGSPIILQRRGSVYGANVPMITELVNDSNVQFLDQDDDDDPDTELYLTQPFACGTAFAVSVLDSLMSTTYFNQNALTLIRSLITGGATPELELILAEGAGLRGGYSTPDSLSNRDRCRVGQISLYDGPLAQFGETGKYGDLFVAALKQFGMLCIGLYRFRDTSSSCDASSKRYVITNPPDDFQLLPTDQVFVLMQFDPGLEYKQCRGGGRTGQGQGSGTGGGGTNKDENS; this is encoded by the exons GTCGTTCTGGTGTTCATATTAAGTATAGCATCACTTGTAATTTACTTCATAGATGCCTCAAA TGACGGCGTGGAGCGCTGCCAGGAGTGGAGCAACAATATCACTCAACAAATCGACCTTgcctttaacatattttttatggtctatttttttataaga tttATAGCTGCTAGCGATAAGTTATGGTTCATGCTAGAAATGTACTCGTTCGTTGATTACTTCACGATACCCCCGTCCTTCGTGTCCATCTATTTAGACCGCACGTGGATAG GCCTTCGATTTCTACGTGCGTTACGTTTAATGACAGTGCCGGACATATTACAATACCTCAACATACTGAAGACTTCCAGTTCCATACGACTTGCTCAACTGGTGTCTATTTTCATATCAGTATGGTTGACTGCAGCTGGTATCATTCATTTA CTGGAGAACTCGGGTGATCCTTTGGACTTCGACAACCCGCATCCGTTGCCCTACTGGACGTGTGTCTACTTCCTGATCGTGACCATGTCAACAGTAGGCTACGGCGACGTTTATTGCCACACCGTCCTTGGAAGAACGTTCCTCGTCTTCTTCCTGCTTGTCGGCTTG GCAATATTTGCTAGTAGCATTCCCGAAATCATAGATCTAGTAGGCACTAGGTCCAAGTACTGTGGCGAGTACAAGAGAGAACATGGAAAGAG GCATATTGTGGTTTGCGGACATATTACCTATGAGTCTGTGTCGCACTTTCTTAAGGATTTCCTACACGAAGACAGAGAAGACGTCGACGTGGAAGTTGTATTTCTACACAG GAAACCGCCAGATCTTGAACTGGAAGGTCTCTTCAAGAGACACTTCACAACTGTAGAGTTCTTCCAGGGAACCATTATGAACCCTATTGACCTGCAAAGGGTCAag GTACATGAAGCAGACGCTTGTCTAGTGCTTGCAAACAAATACTGCCAGGATCCGGACGCCGAAGATGCAGCCAACATCATGAGAGTGATCTCAATCAAGAACTACAGTGATGACATTAGAGTCATCATTCAACTTATGCAGTACCATAATAAA GCTTACCTACTCAACATTCCGTCTTGGGACTGGAAACAGGGCGACGACGTGATCTGCCTGGCCGAGCTGAAGCTCGGCTTCATCGCTCAATCGTGTCTGGCACCAGGATTCTCCACCATGATGGCCAACTTGTTCGCCATGCGATCCTTCAAGACG TCTCCGGACATGCAGGTGTGGACCAATGACTATTTACGTGGCACCGGAATGGAAATGTACACAGAGACACTCAGCCCCTCGTTTATTGGCATGCCATTTGCTCAGGCCACAGA GTTGTGTTTCACCAAACTGAAGTTGCTATTGTTAGCTATTGAAGTAAAAGGATCCGAAGGTGCGGACACTAAAATCTCCATAAATCCTAGAGGTGCTAAAATCGTAGCAAGCACACAAGGATTTTTCATAGCACAATCAGCAGATGAAGTTAAAAG GGCGTGGTTCTACTGTAAAGCGTGTCACGATGAAATCAAAGACGAGACGTTAATAAAGAAGTGCAAATGCAAAAACT TGGCAGTACAACAACGTAACTGGTCCCATGATCTAG ATGACCATCATCCTCCTCCCACTTTTACACCACCAGAGTTGCCCAAGAAGGTTCATGTCCGAG GTGACATGAATCGACATGATGATGTGCACC TGGCACACAGGAATCACAGGAATAGTACTGTACCAACTGCAAACATGGTGAATTCCACCAAACAAGTCAACAAAGTTAAGCCCAACATAACCAGGTCGGCTACAGATAATATGGTTTCACCAGGATACAATTCAAG ACCGCCGGAACAGGACTCAACAACTTATGCCGGCTATCATCTTGCCTATGAAGTCAAAAAACTCAT GCCGACGAGCCGGAGCAGCGGCGGCACCAACCAAAACAATAACGGAGTCGCACTGCCCGTTGGTCTGGCCGATGACCAGGCCAAAGACTTCGATTTTGAAAAGACTGAAATGAAGTACGACAGTACTGGCATGTTTCATTGGGGACCTGCAAGAAACCTTGAAGAATGTCTTTTG GATCGAAATCAGGCAGCAATGACGGTACTAAATGGACATGTGGTAGTGTGCCTGTTCGCAGATCCGGATTCACCTCTTATAGGACTTCGGAATTTGGTCATGCCTTTGAGAGCCAGCAATTTCCACTATCACGAACTGAAACATGTAGTTATAGTGGGATCTGTGGATTATATTAGGCGAGAGTGGAAAATGCTGCAGAATCTACCCAAAATATCTGTTCTCAAC ggATCGCCATTAAGTCGGGCAGATCTAAGAGCAGTGAACGTCAATTTATGCGACATGTGTTGCATTCTTTCGGCAAAAGTACCGAGCAACGATGATCCTACATTAGCTGACAAAGAGGCAATTCTAGCATCACTTAACATCAAAGCAATGACATTCGATGATACAATAGGTGTTTTAAGCCAAACTAACGGTGCAGATGAAGCGGGTACTCCTGTCGGAAGCCCCATTATCTTGCAACGCCGTGGATCCGTTTATGGAGCTAATGTGCCCATGATCACGGAGTTAGTAAATGACAGCAACGTGCAGTTCTTAGATCAAGACGACGACGATGATCCAGACACTGAACTGTATCTGACGCAACCTTTCGCCTGCGGTACCGCCTTTGCTGTCAGTGTGTTAGACTCGTTAATGTCTACG acGTATTTCAATCAAAATGCCTTAACACTCATTCGATCATTAATTACTGGAGGTGCTACGCCAGAACTAGAATTAATACTTGCTGAAGGTGCTGGTCTTCGTGGTGGTTACAG CACTCCTGACAGTTTATCGAACAGAGATCGATGTCGCGTCGGTCAGATCTCATTATATGACGGACCTTTGGCACAATTCGGCGAGACTGGCAAGTATGGCGACCTGTTCGTCGCCGCGCTCAAACAATTTGGCATGCTGTGCATAGGATTGTACAGATTTCGGGATACAAGCTCCTCCTGCGATGCCAGCAGTAAACGATATGTCATCACGAATCCGCCGGATGATTTTCAATTGCTGCCCACCGACCAA GTTTTCGTGTTAATGCAGTTTGATCCGGGACTCGAATATAAGCAGTGCAGAGGTGGCGGACGGACCGGTCAAGGTCAGGGCAGCGGTACAGGTGGCGGCGGAACCAACAAGGATGAAAACTCCTGA
- the LOC109595401 gene encoding calcium-activated potassium channel slowpoke-like isoform X4, translated as MTCDEAAGEPPSTALNVTSDPCLEVRKYWCFLLSSICTFLAGLLIVLVWRLFAFLCCSKEAEYGPNDPKQKEQKAARQGKQEFEGTFMTEAKDWAGELISGQTTTGRILVVLVFILSIASLVIYFIDASNDGVERCQEWSNNITQQIDLAFNIFFMVYFFIRFIAASDKLWFMLEMYSFVDYFTIPPSFVSIYLDRTWIGLRFLRALRLMTVPDILQYLNILKTSSSIRLAQLVSIFISVWLTAAGIIHLLENSGDPLDFDNPHPLPYWTCVYFLIVTMSTVGYGDVYCHTVLGRTFLVFFLLVGLAIFASSIPEIIDLVGTRSKYCGEYKREHGKRHIVVCGHITYESVSHFLKDFLHEDREDVDVEVVFLHRKPPDLELEGLFKRHFTTVEFFQGTIMNPIDLQRVKVHEADACLVLANKYCQDPDAEDAANIMRVISIKNYSDDIRVIIQLMQYHNKAYLLNIPSWDWKQGDDVICLAELKLGFIAQSCLAPGFSTMMANLFAMRSFKTSPDMQVWTNDYLRGTGMEMYTETLSPSFIGMPFAQATELCFTKLKLLLLAIEVKGSEGADTKISINPRGAKIVASTQGFFIAQSADEVKRAWFYCKACHDEIKDETLIKKCKCKNYDHHPPPTFTPPELPKKVHVRGDMNRHDDVHLAHRNHRNSTVPTANMVNSTKQVNKVKPNITRSATDNMVSPGYNSRPPEQDSTTYAGYHLAYEVKKLMPTSRSSGGTNQNNNGVALPVGLADDQAKDFDFEKTEMKYDSTGMFHWGPARNLEECLLDRNQAAMTVLNGHVVVCLFADPDSPLIGLRNLVMPLRASNFHYHELKHVVIVGSVDYIRREWKMLQNLPKISVLNGSPLSRADLRAVNVNLCDMCCILSAKVPSNDDPTLADKEAILASLNIKAMTFDDTIGVLSQTNGADEAGTPVGSPIILQRRGSVYGANVPMITELVNDSNVQFLDQDDDDDPDTELYLTQPFACGTAFAVSVLDSLMSTTYFNQNALTLIRSLITGGATPELELILAEGAGLRGGYSTPDSLSNRDRCRVGQISLYDGPLAQFGETGKYGDLFVAALKQFGMLCIGLYRFRDTSSSCDASSKRYVITNPPDDFQLLPTDQVFVLMQFDPGLEYKQCRGGGRTGQGQGSGTGGGGTNKDENS; from the exons GTCGTTCTGGTGTTCATATTAAGTATAGCATCACTTGTAATTTACTTCATAGATGCCTCAAA TGACGGCGTGGAGCGCTGCCAGGAGTGGAGCAACAATATCACTCAACAAATCGACCTTgcctttaacatattttttatggtctatttttttataaga tttATAGCTGCTAGCGATAAGTTATGGTTCATGCTAGAAATGTACTCGTTCGTTGATTACTTCACGATACCCCCGTCCTTCGTGTCCATCTATTTAGACCGCACGTGGATAG GCCTTCGATTTCTACGTGCGTTACGTTTAATGACAGTGCCGGACATATTACAATACCTCAACATACTGAAGACTTCCAGTTCCATACGACTTGCTCAACTGGTGTCTATTTTCATATCAGTATGGTTGACTGCAGCTGGTATCATTCATTTA CTGGAGAACTCGGGTGATCCTTTGGACTTCGACAACCCGCATCCGTTGCCCTACTGGACGTGTGTCTACTTCCTGATCGTGACCATGTCAACAGTAGGCTACGGCGACGTTTATTGCCACACCGTCCTTGGAAGAACGTTCCTCGTCTTCTTCCTGCTTGTCGGCTTG GCAATATTTGCTAGTAGCATTCCCGAAATCATAGATCTAGTAGGCACTAGGTCCAAGTACTGTGGCGAGTACAAGAGAGAACATGGAAAGAG GCATATTGTGGTTTGCGGACATATTACCTATGAGTCTGTGTCGCACTTTCTTAAGGATTTCCTACACGAAGACAGAGAAGACGTCGACGTGGAAGTTGTATTTCTACACAG GAAACCGCCAGATCTTGAACTGGAAGGTCTCTTCAAGAGACACTTCACAACTGTAGAGTTCTTCCAGGGAACCATTATGAACCCTATTGACCTGCAAAGGGTCAag GTACATGAAGCAGACGCTTGTCTAGTGCTTGCAAACAAATACTGCCAGGATCCGGACGCCGAAGATGCAGCCAACATCATGAGAGTGATCTCAATCAAGAACTACAGTGATGACATTAGAGTCATCATTCAACTTATGCAGTACCATAATAAA GCTTACCTACTCAACATTCCGTCTTGGGACTGGAAACAGGGCGACGACGTGATCTGCCTGGCCGAGCTGAAGCTCGGCTTCATCGCTCAATCGTGTCTGGCACCAGGATTCTCCACCATGATGGCCAACTTGTTCGCCATGCGATCCTTCAAGACG TCTCCGGACATGCAGGTGTGGACCAATGACTATTTACGTGGCACCGGAATGGAAATGTACACAGAGACACTCAGCCCCTCGTTTATTGGCATGCCATTTGCTCAGGCCACAGA GTTGTGTTTCACCAAACTGAAGTTGCTATTGTTAGCTATTGAAGTAAAAGGATCCGAAGGTGCGGACACTAAAATCTCCATAAATCCTAGAGGTGCTAAAATCGTAGCAAGCACACAAGGATTTTTCATAGCACAATCAGCAGATGAAGTTAAAAG GGCGTGGTTCTACTGTAAAGCGTGTCACGATGAAATCAAAGACGAGACGTTAATAAAGAAGTGCAAATGCAAAAACT ATGACCATCATCCTCCTCCCACTTTTACACCACCAGAGTTGCCCAAGAAGGTTCATGTCCGAG GTGACATGAATCGACATGATGATGTGCACC TGGCACACAGGAATCACAGGAATAGTACTGTACCAACTGCAAACATGGTGAATTCCACCAAACAAGTCAACAAAGTTAAGCCCAACATAACCAGGTCGGCTACAGATAATATGGTTTCACCAGGATACAATTCAAG ACCGCCGGAACAGGACTCAACAACTTATGCCGGCTATCATCTTGCCTATGAAGTCAAAAAACTCAT GCCGACGAGCCGGAGCAGCGGCGGCACCAACCAAAACAATAACGGAGTCGCACTGCCCGTTGGTCTGGCCGATGACCAGGCCAAAGACTTCGATTTTGAAAAGACTGAAATGAAGTACGACAGTACTGGCATGTTTCATTGGGGACCTGCAAGAAACCTTGAAGAATGTCTTTTG GATCGAAATCAGGCAGCAATGACGGTACTAAATGGACATGTGGTAGTGTGCCTGTTCGCAGATCCGGATTCACCTCTTATAGGACTTCGGAATTTGGTCATGCCTTTGAGAGCCAGCAATTTCCACTATCACGAACTGAAACATGTAGTTATAGTGGGATCTGTGGATTATATTAGGCGAGAGTGGAAAATGCTGCAGAATCTACCCAAAATATCTGTTCTCAAC ggATCGCCATTAAGTCGGGCAGATCTAAGAGCAGTGAACGTCAATTTATGCGACATGTGTTGCATTCTTTCGGCAAAAGTACCGAGCAACGATGATCCTACATTAGCTGACAAAGAGGCAATTCTAGCATCACTTAACATCAAAGCAATGACATTCGATGATACAATAGGTGTTTTAAGCCAAACTAACGGTGCAGATGAAGCGGGTACTCCTGTCGGAAGCCCCATTATCTTGCAACGCCGTGGATCCGTTTATGGAGCTAATGTGCCCATGATCACGGAGTTAGTAAATGACAGCAACGTGCAGTTCTTAGATCAAGACGACGACGATGATCCAGACACTGAACTGTATCTGACGCAACCTTTCGCCTGCGGTACCGCCTTTGCTGTCAGTGTGTTAGACTCGTTAATGTCTACG acGTATTTCAATCAAAATGCCTTAACACTCATTCGATCATTAATTACTGGAGGTGCTACGCCAGAACTAGAATTAATACTTGCTGAAGGTGCTGGTCTTCGTGGTGGTTACAG CACTCCTGACAGTTTATCGAACAGAGATCGATGTCGCGTCGGTCAGATCTCATTATATGACGGACCTTTGGCACAATTCGGCGAGACTGGCAAGTATGGCGACCTGTTCGTCGCCGCGCTCAAACAATTTGGCATGCTGTGCATAGGATTGTACAGATTTCGGGATACAAGCTCCTCCTGCGATGCCAGCAGTAAACGATATGTCATCACGAATCCGCCGGATGATTTTCAATTGCTGCCCACCGACCAA GTTTTCGTGTTAATGCAGTTTGATCCGGGACTCGAATATAAGCAGTGCAGAGGTGGCGGACGGACCGGTCAAGGTCAGGGCAGCGGTACAGGTGGCGGCGGAACCAACAAGGATGAAAACTCCTGA
- the LOC109595401 gene encoding calcium-activated potassium channel slowpoke-like isoform X1, whose translation MTCDEAAGEPPSTALNVTSDPCLEVRKYWCFLLSSICTFLAGLLIVLVWRLFAFLCCSKEAEYGPNDPKQKEQKAARQGKQEFEGTFMTEAKDWAGELISGQTTTGRILVVLVFILSIASLVIYFIDASNDGVERCQEWSNNITQQIDLAFNIFFMVYFFIRFIAASDKLWFMLEMYSFVDYFTIPPSFVSIYLDRTWIGLRFLRALRLMTVPDILQYLNILKTSSSIRLAQLVSIFISVWLTAAGIIHLLENSGDPLDFDNPHPLPYWTCVYFLIVTMSTVGYGDVYCHTVLGRTFLVFFLLVGLAIFASSIPEIIDLVGTRSKYCGEYKREHGKRHIVVCGHITYESVSHFLKDFLHEDREDVDVEVVFLHRKPPDLELEGLFKRHFTTVEFFQGTIMNPIDLQRVKVHEADACLVLANKYCQDPDAEDAANIMRVISIKNYSDDIRVIIQLMQYHNKAYLLNIPSWDWKQGDDVICLAELKLGFIAQSCLAPGFSTMMANLFAMRSFKTSPDMQVWTNDYLRGTGMEMYTETLSPSFIGMPFAQATELCFTKLKLLLLAIEVKGSEGADTKISINPRGAKIVASTQGFFIAQSADEVKRAWFYCKACHDEIKDETLIKKCKCKNYVGMIMMQTGMVKQGLSSYQRYLDDDHHPPPTFTPPELPKKVHVRGDMNRHDDVHLAHRNHRNSTVPTANMVNSTKQVNKVKPNITRSATDNMVSPGYNSRPPEQDSTTYAGYHLAYEVKKLMPTSRSSGGTNQNNNGVALPVGLADDQAKDFDFEKTEMKYDSTGMFHWGPARNLEECLLDRNQAAMTVLNGHVVVCLFADPDSPLIGLRNLVMPLRASNFHYHELKHVVIVGSVDYIRREWKMLQNLPKISVLNGSPLSRADLRAVNVNLCDMCCILSAKVPSNDDPTLADKEAILASLNIKAMTFDDTIGVLSQTNGADEAGTPVGSPIILQRRGSVYGANVPMITELVNDSNVQFLDQDDDDDPDTELYLTQPFACGTAFAVSVLDSLMSTTYFNQNALTLIRSLITGGATPELELILAEGAGLRGGYSTPDSLSNRDRCRVGQISLYDGPLAQFGETGKYGDLFVAALKQFGMLCIGLYRFRDTSSSCDASSKRYVITNPPDDFQLLPTDQVFVLMQFDPGLEYKQCRGGGRTGQGQGSGTGGGGTNKDENS comes from the exons GTCGTTCTGGTGTTCATATTAAGTATAGCATCACTTGTAATTTACTTCATAGATGCCTCAAA TGACGGCGTGGAGCGCTGCCAGGAGTGGAGCAACAATATCACTCAACAAATCGACCTTgcctttaacatattttttatggtctatttttttataaga tttATAGCTGCTAGCGATAAGTTATGGTTCATGCTAGAAATGTACTCGTTCGTTGATTACTTCACGATACCCCCGTCCTTCGTGTCCATCTATTTAGACCGCACGTGGATAG GCCTTCGATTTCTACGTGCGTTACGTTTAATGACAGTGCCGGACATATTACAATACCTCAACATACTGAAGACTTCCAGTTCCATACGACTTGCTCAACTGGTGTCTATTTTCATATCAGTATGGTTGACTGCAGCTGGTATCATTCATTTA CTGGAGAACTCGGGTGATCCTTTGGACTTCGACAACCCGCATCCGTTGCCCTACTGGACGTGTGTCTACTTCCTGATCGTGACCATGTCAACAGTAGGCTACGGCGACGTTTATTGCCACACCGTCCTTGGAAGAACGTTCCTCGTCTTCTTCCTGCTTGTCGGCTTG GCAATATTTGCTAGTAGCATTCCCGAAATCATAGATCTAGTAGGCACTAGGTCCAAGTACTGTGGCGAGTACAAGAGAGAACATGGAAAGAG GCATATTGTGGTTTGCGGACATATTACCTATGAGTCTGTGTCGCACTTTCTTAAGGATTTCCTACACGAAGACAGAGAAGACGTCGACGTGGAAGTTGTATTTCTACACAG GAAACCGCCAGATCTTGAACTGGAAGGTCTCTTCAAGAGACACTTCACAACTGTAGAGTTCTTCCAGGGAACCATTATGAACCCTATTGACCTGCAAAGGGTCAag GTACATGAAGCAGACGCTTGTCTAGTGCTTGCAAACAAATACTGCCAGGATCCGGACGCCGAAGATGCAGCCAACATCATGAGAGTGATCTCAATCAAGAACTACAGTGATGACATTAGAGTCATCATTCAACTTATGCAGTACCATAATAAA GCTTACCTACTCAACATTCCGTCTTGGGACTGGAAACAGGGCGACGACGTGATCTGCCTGGCCGAGCTGAAGCTCGGCTTCATCGCTCAATCGTGTCTGGCACCAGGATTCTCCACCATGATGGCCAACTTGTTCGCCATGCGATCCTTCAAGACG TCTCCGGACATGCAGGTGTGGACCAATGACTATTTACGTGGCACCGGAATGGAAATGTACACAGAGACACTCAGCCCCTCGTTTATTGGCATGCCATTTGCTCAGGCCACAGA GTTGTGTTTCACCAAACTGAAGTTGCTATTGTTAGCTATTGAAGTAAAAGGATCCGAAGGTGCGGACACTAAAATCTCCATAAATCCTAGAGGTGCTAAAATCGTAGCAAGCACACAAGGATTTTTCATAGCACAATCAGCAGATGAAGTTAAAAG GGCGTGGTTCTACTGTAAAGCGTGTCACGATGAAATCAAAGACGAGACGTTAATAAAGAAGTGCAAATGCAAAAACT ATGTCGGCATGATCATGATGCAGACAGGCATGGTCAAACAGGGCCTTAGCTCCTATCAAAGATATCTGGATG ATGACCATCATCCTCCTCCCACTTTTACACCACCAGAGTTGCCCAAGAAGGTTCATGTCCGAG GTGACATGAATCGACATGATGATGTGCACC TGGCACACAGGAATCACAGGAATAGTACTGTACCAACTGCAAACATGGTGAATTCCACCAAACAAGTCAACAAAGTTAAGCCCAACATAACCAGGTCGGCTACAGATAATATGGTTTCACCAGGATACAATTCAAG ACCGCCGGAACAGGACTCAACAACTTATGCCGGCTATCATCTTGCCTATGAAGTCAAAAAACTCAT GCCGACGAGCCGGAGCAGCGGCGGCACCAACCAAAACAATAACGGAGTCGCACTGCCCGTTGGTCTGGCCGATGACCAGGCCAAAGACTTCGATTTTGAAAAGACTGAAATGAAGTACGACAGTACTGGCATGTTTCATTGGGGACCTGCAAGAAACCTTGAAGAATGTCTTTTG GATCGAAATCAGGCAGCAATGACGGTACTAAATGGACATGTGGTAGTGTGCCTGTTCGCAGATCCGGATTCACCTCTTATAGGACTTCGGAATTTGGTCATGCCTTTGAGAGCCAGCAATTTCCACTATCACGAACTGAAACATGTAGTTATAGTGGGATCTGTGGATTATATTAGGCGAGAGTGGAAAATGCTGCAGAATCTACCCAAAATATCTGTTCTCAAC ggATCGCCATTAAGTCGGGCAGATCTAAGAGCAGTGAACGTCAATTTATGCGACATGTGTTGCATTCTTTCGGCAAAAGTACCGAGCAACGATGATCCTACATTAGCTGACAAAGAGGCAATTCTAGCATCACTTAACATCAAAGCAATGACATTCGATGATACAATAGGTGTTTTAAGCCAAACTAACGGTGCAGATGAAGCGGGTACTCCTGTCGGAAGCCCCATTATCTTGCAACGCCGTGGATCCGTTTATGGAGCTAATGTGCCCATGATCACGGAGTTAGTAAATGACAGCAACGTGCAGTTCTTAGATCAAGACGACGACGATGATCCAGACACTGAACTGTATCTGACGCAACCTTTCGCCTGCGGTACCGCCTTTGCTGTCAGTGTGTTAGACTCGTTAATGTCTACG acGTATTTCAATCAAAATGCCTTAACACTCATTCGATCATTAATTACTGGAGGTGCTACGCCAGAACTAGAATTAATACTTGCTGAAGGTGCTGGTCTTCGTGGTGGTTACAG CACTCCTGACAGTTTATCGAACAGAGATCGATGTCGCGTCGGTCAGATCTCATTATATGACGGACCTTTGGCACAATTCGGCGAGACTGGCAAGTATGGCGACCTGTTCGTCGCCGCGCTCAAACAATTTGGCATGCTGTGCATAGGATTGTACAGATTTCGGGATACAAGCTCCTCCTGCGATGCCAGCAGTAAACGATATGTCATCACGAATCCGCCGGATGATTTTCAATTGCTGCCCACCGACCAA GTTTTCGTGTTAATGCAGTTTGATCCGGGACTCGAATATAAGCAGTGCAGAGGTGGCGGACGGACCGGTCAAGGTCAGGGCAGCGGTACAGGTGGCGGCGGAACCAACAAGGATGAAAACTCCTGA